The following proteins come from a genomic window of Oncorhynchus kisutch isolate 150728-3 unplaced genomic scaffold, Okis_V2 Okis06b-Okis10b_hom, whole genome shotgun sequence:
- the LOC116360018 gene encoding gastrula zinc finger protein XlCGF26.1-like, which translates to MDREKGMLMDEIEKGLWNLTEDNLRYLCERHGHGGKDGFEVKGMDHRSLRRKILEEMWDNTDSMKSEEQGISWLVQLKEDIRRIQEEGSSADDDDDDDAVDCDEEWNGERAGVQLPSNGLEVEPMSSSQSDDDGDVDCDEERDEEVRDWMASDGLEVELSPERHTPEQRVREDKPPRPPATPSKSPGRASRGSALLRCLKKRVSVQLDDSKTTRTGEKSHSPSSAKRCKKTPPGDRPSSHICDHCGKNLGSQKSLKSHMRVHTEDKPHECSECGETFRLLRSLKKHQKLHTGEVRGTKKVKVPHPCPHCGTMLASKKELKDHLRIRHTEKTQLCSECGKRFSSTYALRKHQRLHTGEQLHLCPDCGKTFYTQAHLISHQRVHAEHRERPHVCPVCGRGFTAASSLKSHQSIHTGEKPYLCAECGKSFRTLGHFTTHQKQHVEAKPSFPCPVCNQCLSTKRNLIFHQRMHTGEKPYHCSQCDRRFVNEQKLKSHQRVHTGEKPYLCSQCGKSFALSQNLKKHLRVHSGERRYRCTYCVKSFISSSGLKSHLQTHTGVKPCHCPECGKGFSEKRALKNHMLTHGRETAPTFQCL; encoded by the exons ATGGATCGAGAGAAGGGAATGTTGATGGATGAAATTGAAAAGGGTTTATGGAATTTAACCGAGGACAATCTGCGTTACCTTTGTGAACGTCATGGACACGGTGGGAAAGATGGCTTCGAAGTCAAAGGCATGGATCACCGCTCGTTGCGGCGTAAAATCCTGGAGGAAATGTGGGACAATACGGATTCAATGAAATCAGAGGAGCAGGGAATATCTTGGTTAGTCCAACTGAAAGAGGACATCAGGAGGATACAGGAGGAGGGTAGCagtgctgatgatgatgatgatgatgatgctgtagACTGTGACGAAGAATGGAACGGGGAGAGGGCCGGGGTTCAGTTACCTAGCAATGGGTTGGAGGTGGAGCCCATGAGTTCCAGCCAATCTGATGATGATGGCGACGTAGACTGTGATGAAGAAAGGGACGAGGAGGTCAGGGATTGGATGGCTAGCGATGGGCTGGAGGTGGAGTTGTCTCCAGAGAGGCACACACCAgagcagagagtcagagag GACAAGCCTCCCCGGCCCCCCGCCACCCCCTCGAAGTCCCCGGGTCGTGCGTCCCGCGGTAGCGCCCTACTGCGCTGTCTGAAGAAGAGGGTGTCTGTGCAGCTAGACGACAGCAAGACAACTcgcacaggagagaaatctcacAGCCCGTCTAGCGCTAAACGATGCAAGAAAACTCCCCCAGGAGACAGGCCCAGCTCCCATATCTGTGATCACTGTGGGAAGAATTTAGGAAGTCAAAAAAGCCTGAAAAGCCACATGCGCGTTCATACCGAAGACAAACCTCATGAGTGCTCCGAGTGTGGGGAGACGTTCCGTCTGTTAAGAAGCCTTAAAAAACATCAGAAACTTCACACTGGTGAGGTTAGAGGGACGAAGAAAGTCAAAGTCCCTCATCCGTGTCCTCACTGCGGGACGATGCTAGCTTCGAAGAAAGAATTAAAGGATCATCTGAGAATCCGCCACACTGAGAAAACTCAGCTCTGCTCTGAATGTGGCAAGAGATTCTCTAGCACCTACGCCCTGAGGAAACACCAGAGGCTACACACTGGGGAGCAGCTCCACCTCTGCCCTGACTGTGGGAAGACCTTCTATACTCAGGCACACTTGATATCTCACCAGAGGGTCCATGCTGAACACAGGGAAAGGCCGCATGTGTGTCCCGTCTGTGGGAGGGGCTTTACAGCAGCTTCGTCCTTGAAGTCACATCAGAGTATTCACACCGGAGAGAAACCTTACCTCTGCGCTGAATGCGGGAAGAGTTTCAGAACATTAGGACACTTCACAACACACCAGAAGCAGCATGTCGAAGCAAAGCCATCTTTCCCTTGCCCTGTCTGCAATCAGTGTCTCTCAACAAAGCGCAACCTGATATTTCACCAGAGAATgcacacgggagagaagccttaccactgctctcagtgtgaCCGGCGCTTTGTTAATGAGCAGAAATTGAAAAGTCATCAGCgtgtacacactggagagaagccctaCCTTTGCTCCCAGTGTGGGAAAAGTTTCGCTCTTTCACAAAATCTTAAAAAGCATCTCAGGGTGCATTCAGGTGAGAGACGTTACAGATGTACCTATTGTGTAAAGAGTTTCATTTCTTCATCTGGTCTGAAATCACACCTGCAAACGCACACTGGAGTGAAACCCTGCCACTGCCCTGAATGTGGGAAAGGTTTCTCAGAGAAGAGAGCTCTGAAGAATCACATGCTcacacacgggagagaaaccgCTCCAACGTTCCAATGTCTGTGA